One stretch of Clavibacter californiensis DNA includes these proteins:
- a CDS encoding MFS transporter — MGAGAEGRAADVRADRRGTWRRLPAEVRILVVARAVNRLGAFTLPFLTVVLTVDLGASLATAGLVVAVFGAATIPSRILGGLLADAIGRRSTIVIGLTLTACFQLMLAAAPGIATAAVAAVLLGLAFELYEPPSQALVADLVTDERERVAAYGLHGAALAVAGVLAGLLAAILGGIDLRLLFVADAATCLACAALVLVGLRRRPPAVAAEPTADAPAPAPAARSPWRDPLLLAMLASGTGFAVLYLQIDVALPLTLTERGIGPSMLGVLLAVSALTIVIGQPLLTRGPVSRLGSTAAMSAGFVLLGAGFALVGQAADLPGLVAATVVWSLGDLILLGRATALVAAIAPAAARGRYLSAHGISWGVAAMVGPLLGTQLVARLHASGTWDALGALCLVLALAQPVVSGIARRTGRLPAPPTP, encoded by the coding sequence ATGGGCGCGGGAGCGGAGGGCAGGGCGGCCGATGTGCGCGCCGACCGCAGGGGGACCTGGCGGCGCCTGCCCGCCGAGGTCCGCATCCTCGTCGTCGCCCGGGCCGTCAACAGGCTGGGCGCCTTCACGCTGCCGTTCCTCACGGTCGTGCTCACCGTCGACCTCGGGGCCTCGCTCGCCACCGCCGGCCTCGTGGTCGCGGTGTTCGGGGCCGCCACGATCCCGTCGCGGATCCTCGGCGGGCTCCTCGCCGACGCCATCGGCCGCCGGAGCACCATCGTCATCGGCCTGACGCTCACCGCCTGCTTCCAGCTGATGCTGGCCGCGGCTCCGGGGATCGCGACGGCCGCGGTCGCGGCGGTGCTGCTCGGCCTCGCGTTCGAGCTGTACGAGCCGCCGTCGCAGGCGCTCGTCGCGGACCTCGTGACGGACGAGCGCGAGCGGGTGGCCGCGTACGGACTGCACGGGGCGGCGCTCGCGGTCGCGGGCGTCCTCGCCGGTCTCCTCGCGGCGATCCTGGGCGGCATCGACCTGCGCCTGCTGTTCGTCGCGGACGCGGCCACCTGCCTGGCCTGCGCCGCCCTCGTGCTCGTCGGGCTCCGCCGGCGCCCGCCCGCCGTGGCCGCGGAGCCGACGGCGGACGCGCCCGCGCCAGCGCCCGCCGCGCGCAGCCCGTGGCGCGACCCGCTGCTCCTCGCGATGCTCGCCAGCGGCACCGGGTTCGCGGTGCTCTACCTGCAGATCGACGTCGCCCTCCCGCTGACGCTGACCGAGCGGGGGATCGGCCCGTCGATGCTCGGCGTGCTGCTCGCCGTGTCCGCCCTCACGATCGTCATCGGGCAGCCCCTCCTGACGCGCGGGCCCGTGTCCCGCCTCGGGAGCACGGCGGCGATGTCGGCCGGCTTCGTGCTCCTCGGCGCCGGCTTCGCGCTCGTGGGGCAGGCAGCGGACCTCCCCGGGCTCGTCGCGGCGACCGTGGTCTGGAGCCTCGGCGACCTCATCCTGCTCGGCCGCGCGACCGCGCTCGTCGCCGCCATCGCGCCGGCCGCCGCGCGTGGCCGCTACCTGTCTGCCCACGGGATCAGCTGGGGCGTCGCCGCGATGGTGGGGCCCCTGCTCGGGACGCAGCTCGTCGCGCGGCTGCACGCGTCCGGCACGTGGGATGCGCTCGGCGCCCTCTGCCTGGTGCTCGCCCTCGCGCAGCCGGTGGTCTCCGGCATCGCGCGGCGGACCGGGCGGCTCCCCGCGCCGCCCACGCCGTGA
- the idi gene encoding isopentenyl-diphosphate Delta-isomerase — protein MPQHTELVVLLDDDGETIGTAPKATVHTRDTALHLAFSCHVFDAEGRILVTRRAIGKLTWPGVWTNSFCGHPAPDEDMLEAVHRRAEQELGLTLASVELVLPDFRYRATDAAGVVENEICPVFRAIAATPVDPRPEEVGEYQWVDPEQLIPAVAHTPWAFSPWLTLQLPLLYPEHAAHAGLADADAAVPAA, from the coding sequence ATGCCACAGCACACCGAGCTCGTCGTCCTCCTGGATGACGACGGCGAGACCATCGGGACGGCGCCCAAGGCGACGGTCCACACCCGCGACACCGCGCTGCACCTCGCGTTCTCGTGCCACGTCTTCGACGCGGAGGGGCGGATCCTCGTCACGCGCCGGGCGATCGGCAAGCTCACCTGGCCGGGCGTCTGGACCAACTCGTTCTGCGGCCACCCCGCGCCCGACGAGGACATGCTCGAGGCCGTGCACCGTCGCGCCGAGCAGGAGCTGGGCCTGACGCTCGCGTCGGTCGAGCTCGTGCTGCCCGACTTCCGCTACCGCGCCACGGATGCCGCGGGCGTCGTCGAGAACGAGATCTGCCCCGTGTTCCGGGCGATCGCGGCCACGCCGGTGGATCCGCGACCCGAGGAGGTCGGCGAGTACCAGTGGGTGGATCCCGAGCAGCTCATCCCCGCCGTCGCCCACACGCCGTGGGCCTTCAGCCCGTGGCTCACGCTGCAGCTGCCGCTGCTGTACCCGGAGCACGCGGCGCACGCGGGTCTGGCGGACGCGGACGCCGCGGTGCCCGCCGCCTGA
- the crtI gene encoding phytoene desaturase family protein, producing MTRRLPGRRPAAPEAPTGLEKYDRVAQETASVVIRRYSTSFGLASRLLGADVRQHIENVYALVRVADEIVDGAAAGAGVDPAHVEALLDALEQETEDAMLRGYSTNLVVHAFAITARRAGFGAELTAPFFASMRMDLRRMEHTPASFTEYVYGSAEVVGLMCLRAFLVGHATTRPERIRFEEGAKRLGAAFQKVNFLRDLAADHGALGRSYFPGVDVATFSEADKERILDDIDNDLRMSGAVIPDLPASSRRAVALAQGLFAELAVRLRDTPASELVRTRVRVPDPVKARIALAAASGAEPSGVDGRLVRRSRGPRVHAARPAIASRPAPTQPAPSDPEQQESAMTAPTAIVIGGGIAGLASASLLARDGYRVTLVEGRDEVGGRAGSWEKDGFRFDLGPSWYLMPEVFDHFFRLLGTSSAEQLDLVRLPGYRVLFEGDPDPIDIRDSREANLDLFESVEPGSRPAMARYLDSAKDVYEVAKKRFLYTTFADYRPLLKRDVVTRTGTLGKLLLTPLETYVARYVEDRRLRQILGYPAVFLGSSPKLAPSMYHLMSHLDLEDGVLYPQGGLITVIDAIERVARAEGVEIRTGAPVSRILTEPTKAGKARARGVQITTDAGTETLQADVVVSTADLHHTETELIPEAFRTYPQAYWDKATAGPGAVLVYLGVRGELPALHHHTLLFTEDWDENFSRIFPPKGGTTSVPDPASIYVCKPSATDGSVAPEGHENVFILVPIPADPTIGRGGIDGAGDARVEEIADRAIQQISDWAGIPDLAERIVLRRTSGPGDFAADLHSWKGTILGPAHTLTQSAMFRAGNTSKKVDGLHYAGGSTIPGIGLPMCLISAEILVKRLRGDTSTGPGAVPLVRTVGRPVV from the coding sequence ATGACGCGTCGCCTGCCCGGCCGCCGGCCCGCCGCCCCCGAGGCGCCCACGGGCCTCGAGAAGTACGACCGCGTCGCGCAGGAGACCGCATCCGTCGTGATCCGCCGCTACTCCACCTCCTTCGGGCTCGCCTCGCGCCTGCTCGGCGCCGACGTGCGCCAGCACATCGAGAACGTGTACGCGCTGGTGCGCGTCGCCGACGAGATCGTCGACGGCGCCGCGGCCGGGGCGGGCGTGGATCCCGCGCACGTCGAGGCCCTGCTGGATGCGCTGGAGCAGGAGACCGAGGACGCCATGCTCCGCGGCTACAGCACCAACCTCGTCGTGCACGCCTTCGCGATCACCGCCCGCCGCGCCGGCTTCGGCGCCGAGCTGACCGCGCCGTTCTTCGCGTCCATGCGCATGGACCTGCGCCGCATGGAGCACACGCCCGCGTCCTTCACGGAGTACGTCTACGGCTCCGCCGAGGTCGTCGGCCTCATGTGCCTGCGCGCCTTCCTGGTCGGCCACGCCACGACGCGACCGGAGCGGATCCGCTTCGAGGAGGGCGCCAAGCGCCTGGGCGCCGCGTTCCAGAAGGTCAACTTCCTGCGCGACCTCGCCGCCGACCACGGCGCGCTCGGCCGCAGCTACTTCCCCGGCGTCGACGTCGCGACCTTCTCGGAGGCCGACAAGGAGCGCATCCTCGACGACATCGACAACGACCTCCGCATGTCGGGCGCCGTGATCCCCGACCTCCCCGCCTCCAGCCGCCGCGCCGTCGCGCTCGCGCAGGGCCTGTTCGCGGAGCTCGCCGTGCGCCTGCGCGACACCCCCGCGTCCGAGCTCGTGCGCACGCGCGTGCGGGTGCCGGATCCGGTCAAGGCCCGCATCGCGCTCGCCGCCGCGTCGGGCGCCGAGCCGTCGGGAGTCGACGGCCGCCTGGTGCGCCGCTCCCGCGGACCCCGCGTGCACGCGGCCCGGCCGGCCATCGCATCCCGGCCGGCCCCGACCCAGCCCGCCCCGTCCGACCCCGAGCAGCAGGAGAGCGCCATGACCGCACCCACCGCCATCGTGATCGGCGGCGGGATCGCCGGCCTCGCCTCCGCGTCGCTCCTCGCCCGCGACGGCTACCGCGTGACCCTCGTGGAGGGCCGCGACGAGGTCGGCGGTCGCGCCGGATCCTGGGAGAAGGACGGCTTCCGCTTCGACCTCGGCCCCAGCTGGTACCTCATGCCCGAGGTGTTCGACCACTTCTTCCGTCTGTTGGGCACCAGCTCCGCCGAGCAGCTCGACCTCGTGCGCCTTCCCGGCTACCGCGTGCTCTTCGAGGGCGATCCCGACCCCATCGACATCCGCGACTCCCGCGAGGCCAACCTCGACCTGTTCGAGAGCGTCGAGCCCGGATCCCGCCCGGCGATGGCCCGCTACCTCGACTCCGCGAAGGACGTCTACGAGGTCGCGAAGAAGCGCTTCCTCTACACGACCTTCGCCGACTACCGGCCGCTCCTGAAGCGCGACGTCGTCACCCGCACCGGCACGCTCGGGAAGCTGCTGCTCACGCCGCTCGAGACGTACGTGGCGCGCTACGTGGAGGACCGACGCCTCCGCCAGATCCTCGGCTACCCGGCCGTGTTCCTCGGCTCGTCGCCGAAGCTCGCGCCGAGCATGTACCACCTGATGAGCCACCTCGACCTCGAGGACGGCGTGCTGTACCCGCAGGGCGGCCTCATCACCGTGATCGACGCGATCGAGCGGGTCGCGCGGGCCGAGGGCGTCGAGATCCGCACGGGCGCGCCCGTCTCGCGCATCCTCACCGAGCCCACGAAGGCAGGCAAGGCGCGGGCGCGCGGCGTGCAGATCACGACCGACGCCGGCACCGAGACCCTCCAGGCCGACGTGGTCGTCTCCACGGCCGACCTGCACCACACGGAGACCGAGCTCATCCCCGAGGCGTTCCGCACCTACCCGCAGGCGTACTGGGACAAGGCCACCGCCGGCCCCGGCGCCGTGCTCGTCTACCTCGGCGTGAGGGGCGAGCTGCCCGCGCTGCACCACCACACGCTGCTGTTCACGGAGGACTGGGACGAGAACTTCTCCCGCATCTTCCCGCCGAAGGGCGGCACGACCTCGGTGCCGGATCCCGCCAGCATCTACGTCTGCAAGCCCAGCGCCACCGACGGCTCGGTCGCGCCCGAGGGCCACGAGAACGTCTTCATCCTCGTGCCCATCCCCGCCGACCCGACCATCGGCCGCGGCGGCATCGACGGCGCCGGGGACGCGCGCGTCGAGGAGATCGCCGACCGCGCCATCCAGCAGATCAGCGACTGGGCCGGCATCCCCGACCTCGCCGAGCGCATCGTCCTCCGCCGCACCTCGGGTCCCGGCGACTTCGCCGCCGACCTGCACTCGTGGAAGGGCACCATCCTCGGGCCCGCCCACACGCTCACGCAGTCGGCCATGTTCCGCGCCGGCAACACGAGCAAGAAGGTCGACGGGCTGCATTACGCCGGCGGATCCACCATCCCCGGCATCGGCCTGCCCATGTGCCTCATCAGCGCGGAGATCCTCGTGAAGCGGCTGCGCGGCGACACGTCGACCGGCCCCGGCGCCGTGCCGCTCGTGCGCACGGTCGGCCGCCCGGTCGTCTGA
- a CDS encoding SGNH/GDSL hydrolase family protein has protein sequence MSPLIRFLHQTVRPFVAAGLRGGIPTPLTAAVPTDAPVGVVAGTDPDRILALGGIGGSGVGLRTHAEGVAAQSAKALAAITGRGVEWRTVPLADQHITATQEAVRQITELHRYDVVLVMPGVADALELARITPWVHRLEDLLDHLVEQTADNSTVLVSDVPQVSQYVDAGTFVRGLFRDHATYLSQRKAEVCARFPQVTSVKLPDAGPVDFEGGEFRYASMYRRWGEHVGRVVADQQAGHGSA, from the coding sequence ATGTCACCGCTGATCCGCTTCCTGCACCAGACGGTGCGCCCCTTCGTGGCGGCCGGCCTGCGCGGCGGCATCCCCACGCCGCTGACCGCGGCCGTGCCCACGGACGCGCCCGTCGGCGTGGTGGCGGGGACGGATCCGGATCGCATCCTCGCGCTCGGCGGCATCGGCGGATCCGGCGTCGGGCTCCGCACGCACGCGGAGGGCGTCGCGGCGCAGTCGGCGAAGGCGCTCGCCGCGATCACGGGCCGCGGCGTCGAGTGGCGCACCGTGCCGCTCGCCGACCAGCACATCACGGCCACGCAGGAGGCCGTGCGGCAGATCACCGAGCTGCACCGCTACGACGTCGTGCTCGTGATGCCCGGGGTCGCCGACGCGCTGGAGCTCGCGCGCATCACGCCGTGGGTCCACCGCCTCGAGGACCTGCTCGACCACCTCGTGGAGCAGACCGCCGACAACTCGACGGTGCTCGTCTCGGATGTGCCGCAGGTGTCGCAGTACGTGGACGCCGGCACGTTCGTGCGGGGCCTCTTCCGCGATCACGCGACGTACCTGTCGCAGCGCAAGGCCGAGGTGTGCGCGCGCTTCCCGCAGGTCACGTCGGTGAAGCTGCCGGACGCGGGTCCCGTCGACTTCGAGGGCGGGGAGTTCCGCTACGCCTCCATGTACCGCCGCTGGGGCGAGCACGTGGGCCGCGTGGTCGCCGACCAGCAGGCCGGTCACGGCTCGGCCTGA
- a CDS encoding polyprenyl synthetase family protein, with translation MDATNLAAVSTSRQAHVNGVLDAFFARSLVRAEVMGDEYVKLWRTLESNTAGGKRFRPRMVMAAYDGLGGQDVKAAAHVGAAFEMLHTALIVHDDVIDRDFTRRGGPNVSGAYRDIATTQGLPQPLAEHRGMSAAVIAGDLALVNAYRLIDASGVRDLTRSHLMEILDDAVFASAAGELIDVEFSLTADVPSVEEILRMERLKTAVYSFEAPLQAGAVLAGARPEVVAALGDFGRDIGIAYQVVDDVLGVFGDEQETGKTNLGDLREGKRTVLIAHAVRSSEWGEISSLVGKDDLSRGEAALVRSVLESSGARAYAEGVARDLAVAAVARLDDPVVPEALRRELAPVAESVLGRIR, from the coding sequence GTGGACGCCACCAACCTCGCTGCCGTCTCCACATCGAGGCAGGCCCATGTGAACGGCGTGCTGGATGCGTTCTTCGCCCGCTCGCTCGTCCGCGCGGAGGTCATGGGCGACGAGTACGTGAAGCTGTGGCGCACGCTCGAGTCAAACACGGCCGGCGGCAAGCGCTTCCGCCCCCGCATGGTCATGGCCGCGTACGACGGCCTCGGCGGCCAGGACGTGAAGGCCGCGGCCCACGTCGGCGCCGCGTTCGAGATGCTGCACACCGCGCTCATCGTCCACGACGACGTCATCGACCGCGACTTCACGAGGCGCGGCGGACCCAACGTCTCCGGCGCGTACCGCGACATCGCCACCACGCAGGGCCTGCCGCAGCCGCTCGCCGAGCACCGCGGCATGTCGGCCGCCGTCATCGCGGGGGATCTCGCGCTCGTCAACGCCTACCGCCTGATCGACGCGAGCGGCGTGCGCGACCTCACGCGGTCGCACCTCATGGAGATCCTCGACGACGCCGTGTTCGCGTCGGCCGCGGGCGAGCTCATCGACGTCGAGTTCTCGCTCACCGCGGACGTGCCGAGCGTGGAGGAGATCCTCCGCATGGAGCGCCTCAAGACCGCCGTCTACTCGTTCGAGGCGCCGCTGCAGGCGGGCGCCGTGCTGGCCGGCGCGCGACCCGAGGTGGTCGCGGCGCTCGGCGACTTCGGCCGGGACATCGGCATCGCCTACCAGGTGGTCGACGACGTGCTCGGCGTCTTCGGCGACGAGCAGGAGACCGGCAAGACCAACCTCGGCGACCTGCGCGAGGGCAAGCGCACCGTGCTCATCGCGCACGCCGTCCGCTCGTCGGAGTGGGGCGAGATCAGCTCGCTCGTCGGCAAGGACGACCTCTCCCGCGGCGAGGCCGCGCTCGTGCGCTCCGTGCTGGAGAGCTCGGGCGCCCGAGCGTACGCCGAGGGCGTGGCGCGGGATCTCGCGGTCGCCGCCGTCGCGCGCCTCGACGACCCGGTCGTGCCGGAGGCGCTCCGCCGGGAGCTCGCGCCCGTCGCGGAGTCCGTCCTCGGGCGCATCCGATGA
- a CDS encoding LysR family transcriptional regulator — translation MDADPTALRHFAAVADELHFARAAKALNVSRIAVSRSILDLEALWGVELFVRDDGPTRLSPAGEDRLVEARAAIAAEDARLAEEAAAPPRGLVVAIVPGVTVAKWTRAWDERIADVPLRVVPLAEPDAAPALVAGSADVAFLRLPVDGRGLTIVPLYGEVQVAILPKEHAHATADAIAIADLADDLLLQPADQVPGWSGRTAGADPVPMPEDVAAAVELVAAGVGFVVVPHALGRLHARKDVVAVPVHDLPETRIAVAWREGDASPDIEELVGIVRGRTAASSRSQRDDDERDRRKPTAAQKTARKAAGKPGAAGARKPTPKGGGKRTPPPRGQRRGR, via the coding sequence GTGGACGCCGACCCGACCGCCCTCCGGCACTTCGCCGCCGTCGCCGACGAGCTGCACTTCGCCCGCGCCGCGAAGGCCCTCAACGTCTCGCGCATCGCCGTGAGCCGCTCGATCCTCGACCTCGAGGCGCTCTGGGGCGTCGAGCTGTTCGTGCGCGACGACGGGCCCACGCGCCTCAGCCCCGCGGGCGAGGACCGGCTCGTCGAGGCGCGCGCCGCGATCGCCGCCGAGGACGCCCGCCTCGCGGAGGAGGCAGCAGCGCCGCCGCGCGGTCTCGTCGTCGCGATCGTGCCGGGCGTCACCGTCGCGAAGTGGACCCGCGCCTGGGACGAGCGCATCGCCGACGTGCCGTTGCGGGTCGTGCCGCTCGCGGAGCCGGACGCGGCGCCCGCCCTGGTCGCCGGATCCGCGGACGTCGCGTTCCTCCGCCTCCCTGTCGACGGGCGCGGGCTCACGATCGTGCCGCTCTACGGCGAGGTGCAGGTCGCGATCCTGCCCAAGGAGCACGCGCACGCCACGGCCGACGCGATCGCGATCGCCGACCTGGCGGACGACCTGCTCCTGCAGCCGGCCGACCAGGTGCCGGGCTGGTCAGGGCGCACCGCGGGCGCGGATCCCGTCCCGATGCCCGAGGACGTCGCCGCGGCCGTCGAGCTGGTCGCCGCCGGCGTCGGCTTCGTGGTCGTGCCGCACGCGCTCGGCCGGCTGCACGCGCGCAAGGACGTCGTCGCGGTGCCGGTGCACGACCTGCCGGAGACGCGGATCGCCGTCGCCTGGCGCGAGGGCGACGCCTCCCCCGACATCGAGGAGCTCGTGGGCATCGTCCGCGGGCGCACCGCCGCGAGCTCGCGGTCGCAGCGGGACGACGACGAGCGCGACCGCCGGAAGCCGACGGCGGCGCAGAAGACCGCGCGCAAGGCCGCGGGGAAGCCGGGCGCCGCGGGCGCGAGGAAGCCGACCCCGAAGGGCGGAGGCAAGCGCACTCCCCCGCCGCGCGGGCAGCGTCGCGGTCGCTAG
- a CDS encoding lycopene cyclase domain-containing protein, which produces MSYLVLDLLFLIPVAIVGYLFRRLLLREANAVPYGSSRFDYPEYYWYRRMPVVILLVMTLIFDNIMIKVGLVGYDDDKLVGLILGYAPIEDFAYAIAALVLLPAVWYLLRRRRSVSGIEAHE; this is translated from the coding sequence ATGAGCTACCTCGTGCTCGACCTGCTGTTCCTGATCCCCGTCGCGATCGTCGGGTACCTGTTCCGCCGCCTGCTGCTCCGCGAGGCGAACGCCGTGCCCTACGGATCCAGCCGCTTCGACTACCCCGAGTACTACTGGTACCGGCGGATGCCCGTCGTGATCCTGCTCGTGATGACCCTGATCTTCGACAACATCATGATCAAGGTCGGCCTCGTCGGCTACGACGACGACAAGCTGGTGGGCCTCATCCTCGGCTACGCACCGATCGAGGACTTCGCCTACGCGATCGCCGCCCTCGTCCTGCTGCCCGCGGTCTGGTACCTGCTGCGTCGCCGCCGCAGCGTCTCCGGCATCGAAGCGCATGAGTGA
- a CDS encoding lycopene cyclase domain-containing protein: MGLVYLVLLLGALGCMMLIDRRWRLFFWRDRTAAAGTLLIGVAFFLLWDIAGISQGIFFRGETPFMTGILVGPELPLEEVFFLALLCYLTMNLVNGFSRLADHHVARARERANR, translated from the coding sequence ATGGGCCTCGTCTACCTGGTGCTGCTGCTCGGCGCTCTCGGCTGCATGATGCTCATCGACCGGCGCTGGCGCCTGTTCTTCTGGCGCGACCGCACGGCCGCGGCGGGGACCCTCCTCATCGGCGTCGCGTTCTTCCTGCTGTGGGACATCGCGGGCATCTCGCAGGGCATCTTCTTCCGCGGGGAGACGCCGTTCATGACGGGGATCCTCGTCGGCCCGGAGCTGCCGCTCGAGGAGGTCTTCTTCCTCGCGCTGCTCTGCTACCTCACGATGAACCTGGTCAACGGCTTCAGCCGCCTCGCCGACCACCACGTCGCCCGGGCGAGGGAGCGCGCGAACCGATGA
- a CDS encoding MarR family transcriptional regulator yields MPRRRPRPDADAPAALAAAAVALPAPGAGVPADAGAAGELGRILRDVLGLAAGFERRLGGVLEVNPTDMKAMEHLIQEGSLSPTELAGRLGITTAAATLVVDRLVEVGHVDRRPHPHDRRRVVVVPRPASVGRAMAELMPMIGGVARAADALTAEERAAVTRFLGEVREAYREAAVGPAGHVASASVADPPAAR; encoded by the coding sequence ATGCCCCGACGCCGTCCCCGCCCCGATGCGGACGCGCCCGCCGCTCTGGCGGCGGCCGCCGTGGCCCTGCCCGCCCCCGGCGCGGGCGTCCCCGCGGACGCGGGCGCGGCCGGCGAGCTCGGCCGGATCCTCCGCGACGTGCTGGGCCTCGCCGCCGGGTTCGAGCGCCGGCTCGGCGGCGTGCTCGAGGTGAACCCCACCGACATGAAGGCGATGGAGCACCTCATCCAGGAGGGGTCGCTGTCGCCCACCGAGCTCGCGGGCCGCCTCGGGATCACCACGGCGGCGGCCACGCTCGTGGTGGACCGGCTCGTCGAGGTCGGCCACGTCGACCGGCGCCCGCACCCGCACGACCGCCGCCGCGTCGTCGTGGTCCCACGGCCGGCCTCCGTCGGCCGGGCCATGGCCGAGCTCATGCCCATGATCGGCGGCGTCGCGCGCGCGGCCGACGCCCTGACCGCCGAGGAGCGCGCCGCCGTGACGCGGTTCCTCGGGGAGGTGCGGGAGGCCTACCGGGAGGCGGCAGTGGGTCCCGCCGGCCACGTCGCGTCCGCATCCGTCGCGGATCCGCCCGCCGCGCGCTGA
- a CDS encoding prenyltransferase gives MSDARARPGAAQMLRTIALSSRPLSWVNTAFPFAAAYLTVTRELDLTAILGTIYFLIPYNLAMYGINDVFDYESDMRNPRKGGVEGAVLARAMHRPVLIAVLVTNVPFLVYLVAVGSAASVAVLAVSVFAVVAYSLKGLRFKERPVLDSLTSSTHFTSPAVYGIVLAGGAFTPALWAILAAFFLWGVASHAFGAVQDIVADREGGISSIATVLGGAVTVRIAVLAYAAAGVAMLFTGLPGIIASVLVIPYILSTAPFWSIRDEDAERANRGWRRFLGLNFLSGFVVTMLLIAYWLTNP, from the coding sequence ATGAGTGACGCGCGCGCGCGGCCGGGCGCCGCGCAGATGCTGCGCACCATCGCGCTCTCGTCGCGCCCGCTCTCCTGGGTGAACACGGCGTTCCCGTTCGCGGCCGCGTACCTCACGGTCACGCGCGAGCTCGACCTCACGGCGATCCTCGGCACCATCTACTTCCTCATCCCGTACAACCTCGCGATGTACGGCATCAACGACGTCTTCGACTACGAGTCCGACATGCGGAACCCGCGGAAGGGCGGCGTGGAGGGCGCCGTGCTCGCGCGCGCCATGCACCGGCCCGTGCTCATCGCGGTGCTCGTGACGAACGTGCCATTCCTCGTGTACCTCGTGGCCGTGGGATCCGCGGCGAGCGTCGCCGTGCTCGCCGTGAGCGTCTTCGCCGTGGTCGCGTACTCGCTAAAGGGCCTGCGCTTCAAGGAGCGGCCGGTGCTCGACTCCCTCACCTCGAGCACGCACTTCACGTCCCCCGCGGTCTACGGGATCGTGCTCGCGGGCGGCGCGTTCACGCCCGCGCTGTGGGCGATCCTCGCCGCCTTCTTCCTGTGGGGGGTCGCGTCGCACGCGTTCGGCGCGGTGCAGGACATCGTGGCCGACCGCGAGGGCGGCATCTCCTCCATCGCGACCGTGCTCGGCGGGGCCGTCACCGTGCGGATCGCCGTGCTCGCGTACGCCGCGGCCGGGGTCGCGATGCTGTTCACCGGGCTGCCGGGGATCATCGCCAGCGTGCTCGTGATCCCGTACATCCTGAGCACCGCGCCGTTCTGGTCGATCCGCGACGAGGACGCCGAGCGGGCGAACCGCGGGTGGCGCCGCTTCCTCGGCCTCAACTTCCTGTCCGGCTTCGTGGTGACGATGCTCCTCATCGCGTACTGGCTCACGAACCCCTGA
- a CDS encoding patatin-like phospholipase family protein: protein MTGTERDTSTPTRGLVLGGGGVAGIAWETGLLSGLIAAGVDVGAADTVVGTSAGSVVAINLRAGAIQAAYDEHFVDVAGMAEPMGSRDLSRTVEVIGEGVASTEGEIPTRQRIGEFALEEYDPEVDDAASVERIGQLLPIRDWPEQDLRITAVDAGTGRFTVFDKASGADLVRASAASCAVPGVFPPVTIDGRPYMDGGMRSGTNADVVADHERILVIACGPEAPQSGMGPTLATVVQQLRGRADVLVIQADAESTAAFGENSLLLSTRKASAEAGRRQGERLADEIRAFWG from the coding sequence ATGACCGGCACCGAGCGGGACACGAGCACGCCGACGCGGGGACTGGTGCTCGGCGGCGGCGGCGTCGCCGGCATCGCGTGGGAGACGGGGCTCCTCTCCGGCCTCATCGCGGCGGGCGTGGACGTCGGCGCCGCCGACACGGTCGTCGGCACGTCCGCGGGATCCGTCGTCGCGATCAACCTGCGCGCGGGCGCCATCCAGGCCGCCTACGACGAGCACTTCGTCGACGTGGCCGGCATGGCGGAGCCGATGGGCAGCCGCGACCTCTCCCGCACCGTCGAGGTCATCGGCGAGGGCGTCGCGAGCACGGAGGGGGAGATCCCCACGCGCCAGAGGATCGGCGAGTTCGCGCTCGAGGAGTACGACCCCGAGGTGGACGACGCCGCGAGCGTCGAGCGCATCGGCCAGCTGCTGCCGATCCGCGACTGGCCCGAGCAGGATCTCCGCATCACCGCGGTCGACGCCGGCACCGGCCGCTTCACCGTCTTCGACAAGGCCTCGGGCGCCGACCTCGTGCGCGCGTCCGCCGCGAGCTGCGCCGTGCCCGGCGTCTTCCCGCCCGTCACCATCGACGGCCGCCCCTACATGGACGGCGGCATGCGCTCCGGCACGAACGCCGACGTCGTCGCCGACCACGAGCGGATCCTCGTCATCGCGTGCGGCCCCGAGGCCCCGCAGAGCGGCATGGGCCCGACGCTCGCGACCGTCGTGCAGCAGCTCCGCGGCCGCGCCGACGTGCTCGTGATCCAGGCCGACGCCGAGAGCACGGCCGCCTTCGGCGAGAACTCGCTCCTGCTCTCGACCCGGAAGGCCTCCGCCGAGGCGGGCCGCCGCCAGGGCGAGCGGCTCGCCGACGAGATCCGCGCCTTCTGGGGCTGA